In the Streptomyces sp. f51 genome, one interval contains:
- the rimM gene encoding ribosome maturation factor RimM (Essential for efficient processing of 16S rRNA), which yields MQLVVARVGRAHGIKGEVTVEVRTDEPELRLGPGAVLLTDPASTGPLTIETGRVHSGRLLLRFAGVRDRNAAEALRNTLLIAEVDPDETPEDPDEYYDHQLMDLDVVTVDGAEVGRITEISHLPSQDLFVVERPDGTEVLIPFVEEIVVEIDLEEQRAVIDPPPGLIDDRAEVASARDAEAASGGAETGSAGDGPDGSASGSGEDATGADA from the coding sequence GTGCAGCTGGTAGTCGCTCGCGTCGGCCGCGCCCACGGCATCAAGGGCGAGGTCACCGTGGAGGTCCGCACCGACGAGCCGGAGCTGCGGCTCGGCCCCGGTGCCGTCCTGCTCACCGATCCGGCCTCCACCGGACCGCTGACCATCGAGACGGGCCGTGTCCACAGCGGCCGTCTCCTGCTGCGCTTCGCGGGCGTGCGGGACCGCAACGCCGCCGAGGCGCTGCGCAACACCCTGCTGATCGCCGAGGTCGACCCGGACGAGACGCCCGAGGACCCGGACGAGTACTACGACCACCAGCTGATGGACCTGGACGTGGTCACCGTCGACGGCGCCGAGGTCGGACGCATCACCGAGATCTCGCACCTGCCCTCGCAGGACCTGTTCGTGGTGGAGCGCCCGGACGGGACCGAGGTGCTGATTCCGTTCGTGGAGGAGATCGTCGTCGAGATCGACCTGGAGGAGCAGCGGGCCGTCATCGACCCGCCGCCCGGCCTGATCGACGACCGGGCCGAGGTCGCCTCCGCCAGGGACGCGGAGGCCGCGTCGGGCGGGGCCGAGACCGGGTCCGCCGGCGACGGACCGGACGGTTCCGCGTCCGGTTCCGGCGAGGACGCCACGGGGGCCGACGCCTGA
- a CDS encoding RNA-binding protein, which produces MLEEALEHLVKGIVDNPDDVQVASRDLRRGRVLEVRVHPDDLGKVIGRNGRTARALRTVVGAIGGRGVRVDLVDVDHVR; this is translated from the coding sequence ATGCTCGAGGAGGCTCTCGAGCACCTCGTGAAGGGCATCGTCGACAACCCCGACGACGTGCAGGTCGCCTCGCGCGACCTGCGCCGCGGGCGCGTTCTCGAGGTCCGGGTCCACCCGGACGACCTCGGCAAGGTGATCGGCCGCAACGGCCGCACCGCGCGTGCTCTGCGTACCGTCGTGGGCGCCATCGGCGGCCGCGGTGTCCGCGTCGACCTCGTCGACGTGGACCACGTCCGCTGA
- a CDS encoding YraN family protein yields MKTSEARNALGAYGEELAARGLTEAGMTVLARNWRCGRTGEIDIVARDGDALVVCEVKTRGARAFQHPMEAVTPAKALRLRGLAERWLQEHGGAPPGGVRIDLVGVLIPERGAPVVEHARGVA; encoded by the coding sequence ATGAAGACATCCGAGGCACGCAACGCACTGGGCGCCTACGGCGAGGAACTGGCCGCGCGAGGGCTCACCGAGGCCGGCATGACGGTCCTGGCGCGCAACTGGCGCTGCGGCAGGACCGGCGAGATCGACATCGTGGCCCGGGACGGCGACGCACTGGTCGTCTGCGAGGTCAAGACCCGCGGGGCGCGGGCGTTCCAGCATCCGATGGAGGCCGTCACACCGGCCAAGGCCCTCAGGCTGCGCGGTCTGGCCGAACGCTGGCTCCAGGAACACGGCGGAGCCCCGCCGGGCGGCGTCCGCATCGACCTGGTCGGCGTCCTGATCCCCGAACGCGGTGCCCCCGTGGTCGAGCACGCGCGGGGGGTGGCCTGA
- the lepB gene encoding signal peptidase I produces MGDVAVGARSGHEGPEGQPERPEDATVPAVEPDAGSGSGSEDGDVSTGRSGRDPKSTKQRSFWKELPILIGIALVLALIIKTFLVQAFSIPSDSMQNTLQQGDRVLVDKLTPWFGSEPQRGEVVVFHDPDNWLAGEPTANPNALQTVLSWIGLMPSAEEKDLIKRVIGVGGDTVECNGTGPLKVNGKALNETSYVYAGNTPCSQDEDGGQFKVKVPKGMIWVMGDHRQNSRDSRYNQTDKHHGMVPVNDVVGRAIVKAWPINRWGTLPVPDTFDQPGLSDQAAAAVTSPGSVALLGAVPLVLVRRRRKASKDD; encoded by the coding sequence GTGGGGGATGTGGCGGTCGGCGCGCGTTCTGGGCACGAAGGTCCCGAAGGGCAGCCCGAGCGGCCCGAGGATGCGACTGTCCCGGCCGTAGAACCCGATGCGGGCTCCGGGAGCGGCTCCGAGGACGGTGACGTCTCGACCGGGCGTTCCGGACGGGACCCGAAGTCCACCAAGCAGCGCTCCTTCTGGAAGGAGCTGCCGATCCTGATCGGCATCGCTCTGGTCCTCGCGCTGATCATCAAGACCTTCCTGGTGCAGGCGTTCTCGATCCCCTCGGACTCGATGCAGAACACCCTCCAGCAGGGTGACCGCGTCCTGGTCGACAAGCTCACCCCGTGGTTCGGCTCCGAGCCGCAGCGGGGCGAGGTCGTCGTCTTCCACGACCCGGACAACTGGCTGGCGGGCGAGCCCACGGCCAACCCGAACGCCCTTCAGACCGTCCTCAGCTGGATCGGCCTGATGCCGTCCGCCGAGGAGAAGGACCTCATCAAGCGGGTCATCGGCGTCGGCGGTGACACTGTCGAGTGCAACGGCACGGGCCCGCTGAAGGTCAACGGCAAGGCGCTGAACGAGACGTCGTACGTGTACGCCGGGAACACCCCGTGCAGCCAGGACGAGGACGGCGGCCAGTTCAAGGTCAAGGTCCCCAAGGGCATGATCTGGGTGATGGGCGACCACCGCCAGAACTCGCGGGACTCTCGCTACAACCAGACCGACAAGCACCACGGCATGGTGCCGGTGAACGACGTCGTCGGCCGCGCGATCGTCAAGGCCTGGCCCATCAACCGCTGGGGCACCCTCCCGGTGCCTGACACCTTCGACCAGCCCGGTCTGAGCGACCAGGCGGCCGCGGCGGTCACCTCGCCGGGCTCCGTGGCCCTGCTGGGCGCGGTGCCGCTCGTGCTGGTGCGCCGCAGGCGCAAGGCGTCCAAGGACGACTGA
- a CDS encoding DUF2469 domain-containing protein: MSAEDLEKYETEMELKLYREYRDVVGLFKYVIETERRFYLTNDYEMQVHSVQGEVFFEVSMADAWVWDMYRPARFVKQVRVLTFKDVNIEELNKSDLELPGG; the protein is encoded by the coding sequence ATGAGCGCCGAGGACCTCGAGAAGTACGAGACCGAGATGGAGCTGAAGCTCTATCGGGAGTACCGCGACGTCGTCGGTCTGTTCAAATATGTGATCGAGACCGAGCGGCGCTTCTACCTCACCAACGACTACGAGATGCAGGTGCACTCGGTCCAGGGTGAGGTGTTTTTCGAGGTGTCCATGGCGGATGCCTGGGTGTGGGACATGTACCGGCCCGCCCGCTTCGTGAAACAGGTGCGCGTCCTGACATTCAAGGACGTGAACATCGAGGAGCTGAACAAGAGCGATCTGGAGCTGCCGGGCGGCTGA
- a CDS encoding NUDIX hydrolase, whose translation MPAEAPASNEGPGPEGLRKVARVVLLDPQDRVLLLHGHEPDDPSDDWWFTPGGGLEGDETREQAALRELVEETGITEVELGPVLWRRICSFPFAGRRWDQDEWYFLARTTQTATAATGLTELERRSVAGARWWTCRELTEAHETVYPTKLAGLLRRVLDEGPPATPEVLDTEIV comes from the coding sequence GTGCCCGCTGAGGCGCCCGCGTCGAACGAGGGCCCCGGCCCGGAAGGGCTGCGCAAGGTCGCCCGGGTCGTGCTGCTCGACCCGCAGGACCGCGTCCTGCTGCTGCACGGCCACGAGCCGGACGATCCCTCCGACGACTGGTGGTTCACACCGGGCGGCGGTCTGGAGGGCGACGAGACCCGGGAGCAGGCGGCCCTGCGGGAACTCGTCGAGGAGACCGGTATCACCGAGGTCGAACTGGGCCCCGTGCTGTGGCGGCGGATCTGCTCGTTCCCGTTCGCGGGCAGGCGCTGGGACCAGGACGAATGGTATTTCCTTGCCCGTACCACCCAGACGGCCACGGCCGCCACGGGGCTGACGGAGCTGGAGCGGCGCAGCGTCGCCGGAGCGCGCTGGTGGACGTGCCGGGAACTGACCGAGGCACATGAGACGGTGTATCCGACCAAGCTCGCCGGGCTGCTGCGCAGGGTGCTCGACGAGGGTCCCCCGGCCACGCCCGAGGTCCTCGACACGGAAATCGTCTAG
- the proS gene encoding proline--tRNA ligase, with protein sequence MAKAPVLTPQADDFPRWYQDLINKAELADNGPVRGTMVIRPYGYGLWERMQQEMDARIKRAGAQNAYFPLFIPQSYLTREAEHVEGFAPELAVVTHGGGKELEEPVVVRPTSETIVNEYFSKWVQSYRDLPLLINQWANVVRWEMRPRVFLRTTEFLWQEGHTAHATYEDARDYAAHIHKEVYADFMVNVLGIDVVLGRKTAGERFAGAVNTLTLEGMMGDGKALQLGTSHELGQNFAKAFNTRYLSRDGKQELVWQTSWGCSTRMVGGLIMSHGDDSGLRVPPRLAPVQVVVLAIKGDDAVLAKVREIGDRLAAAGVRVQVDDRTDTPFGRRAVDWELKGVPVRVEVGPRDLENGTAMLARRIPGGKEPVAVDALAALLPAMLEEDQALLLRQSRERRESRTSDVSTIDAAVEAALAGGWARIPWADLGEEGEARLAEHAVTVRCLVAEDGSVPDADDAPGNVAVVARAY encoded by the coding sequence ATGGCAAAGGCACCCGTTCTCACGCCCCAGGCGGACGATTTCCCGCGCTGGTACCAGGACTTGATCAACAAGGCCGAGCTCGCCGACAACGGACCGGTGCGCGGCACCATGGTCATCCGGCCCTACGGGTACGGGCTGTGGGAGCGGATGCAGCAGGAGATGGACGCCCGGATCAAGCGGGCGGGTGCCCAGAACGCGTACTTCCCGCTGTTCATCCCGCAGTCGTACCTGACCCGGGAGGCGGAGCACGTCGAGGGCTTCGCCCCCGAGCTCGCGGTGGTCACGCACGGCGGCGGCAAGGAGCTGGAGGAGCCGGTCGTCGTCCGCCCCACCTCCGAGACGATCGTCAACGAGTACTTCTCCAAGTGGGTGCAGAGCTACCGCGATCTGCCGCTGCTCATCAACCAGTGGGCGAACGTGGTCCGTTGGGAGATGCGCCCGCGGGTGTTCCTGAGAACGACCGAATTCCTCTGGCAGGAGGGCCACACCGCGCACGCCACGTACGAGGACGCGCGGGACTACGCGGCGCACATCCACAAGGAGGTCTACGCCGACTTCATGGTGAACGTCCTCGGCATCGACGTCGTCCTCGGCCGGAAGACGGCGGGCGAGCGGTTCGCGGGCGCCGTCAACACCCTCACGCTCGAAGGCATGATGGGCGACGGCAAGGCGCTCCAGCTGGGCACGAGTCACGAGCTGGGGCAGAACTTCGCGAAGGCGTTCAACACCCGGTATCTGTCCAGGGACGGGAAGCAGGAGCTCGTCTGGCAGACCTCCTGGGGCTGCTCGACCCGCATGGTGGGTGGCCTGATCATGTCGCACGGCGATGACAGCGGGTTGCGGGTGCCGCCCCGGCTCGCCCCCGTACAGGTGGTCGTCCTCGCGATCAAGGGCGACGATGCGGTTCTGGCCAAGGTCCGCGAGATCGGCGACCGGCTGGCCGCGGCGGGTGTGCGGGTCCAGGTCGACGACCGCACGGACACCCCCTTCGGACGCCGCGCCGTCGACTGGGAGCTCAAGGGCGTGCCCGTACGCGTCGAGGTCGGCCCCCGTGACCTGGAGAACGGCACGGCGATGCTGGCCCGCCGCATCCCCGGCGGCAAGGAGCCGGTGGCGGTCGACGCGCTGGCGGCCCTGCTCCCCGCGATGCTGGAGGAGGACCAGGCGCTGCTCCTGAGGCAGTCCCGGGAGCGCCGGGAATCCCGTACGTCGGACGTGTCGACGATCGACGCGGCCGTGGAGGCCGCGCTGGCCGGCGGCTGGGCCCGCATCCCCTGGGCCGACCTCGGCGAAGAGGGCGAGGCCAGGCTCGCCGAGCACGCGGTGACCGTACGGTGTCTGGTCGCCGAGGACGGGTCGGTGCCCGACGCCGACGACGCACCCGGTAACGTCGCCGTCGTCGCCCGCGCCTACTGA
- the trmD gene encoding tRNA (guanosine(37)-N1)-methyltransferase TrmD — translation MRLDVVTIFPEYLEPLNVSLVGKARARGQLNVHVHDLRDWTYDRHNTVDDTPYGGGPGMVMKTEPWGDALDSALADGYETGAHGPALVVPTPSGRPFTQQLAVELSERPWLVFTPARYEGIDRRVIVEYATRMPVYEVSIGDYVLAGGEAAVLVVTEAVARLLPGVLGNAESHRDDSFAPGAMANLLEGPVYTKPPQWRGREIPDVLVSGHHGKIARWRRDEALRRTAANRPDLIERCAASSFDKKDREMLSILGWSPAPDGRFWRRPEPVEE, via the coding sequence ATGCGGCTCGACGTGGTCACGATCTTCCCCGAGTACCTGGAACCCCTGAACGTCTCGCTGGTCGGCAAGGCCCGCGCGCGCGGACAGCTGAACGTGCACGTGCACGACCTCAGGGACTGGACGTACGACCGTCACAACACGGTCGACGACACGCCCTACGGCGGCGGTCCCGGCATGGTCATGAAGACCGAGCCCTGGGGCGATGCCCTGGACTCCGCGCTGGCCGACGGATACGAGACGGGCGCCCACGGCCCCGCCCTCGTGGTCCCCACCCCGAGCGGACGCCCCTTCACCCAGCAGCTCGCCGTCGAGCTCTCCGAGCGCCCCTGGCTGGTCTTCACGCCCGCGCGCTACGAGGGCATCGACCGCCGTGTCATCGTCGAGTACGCGACGAGGATGCCCGTCTACGAGGTGTCCATCGGCGACTACGTCCTCGCCGGCGGCGAGGCGGCCGTCCTCGTCGTCACCGAGGCCGTGGCCAGGCTGCTGCCCGGCGTCCTCGGCAACGCCGAGTCCCACCGGGACGACTCCTTCGCCCCCGGCGCGATGGCCAACCTCCTGGAGGGCCCGGTGTACACCAAGCCCCCGCAGTGGCGCGGCCGTGAGATCCCCGACGTGCTGGTCAGCGGGCACCACGGGAAGATCGCCCGCTGGCGCCGCGACGAGGCCCTGCGCCGCACCGCGGCGAACCGGCCTGACCTCATCGAACGCTGCGCGGCCTCCTCCTTCGACAAGAAGGACCGCGAGATGCTCTCGATCCTGGGCTGGAGCCCGGCCCCCGACGGCCGATTTTGGCGCAGGCCCGAGCCCGTGGAAGAATAG
- a CDS encoding site-specific integrase, with protein sequence MAAWLDSEGIGEGTPFLIAPDGSYDIELNGYWTSTQMIGGSRHTRSGSAREMRTFCDFLWNHRPPVADGTEGTESAAPGRARGWRDATVRDREVYEFWRCDDPQGSRLIGSSWNHAVSMAYGFYRWAGKRKYTASNPIDERACRRRAGESRRRPRRGEEAGKTAAEKRPDARRKKVVWLTPEQYRSWRDVGIRGYLPTGLKDPSFRGKRIARNSAYTDLMVRTGLRLEEQSALTLFELPDHDGLSAYYRFWLPEAIAKGGSCRDVYIPDGGLRAIVDYVEIDRADAVARAQAAGRYEAVEDKLVVEPGTTRVRIGDKWHLVEDLDPEERLRLFTTTERGLEPAALWLSEDGTPLTLHAWKWVFREASKRCRLLGVKIHGHPHALRHSFAVVTLEQLQRAHLESLSAMDMVQRRHYRMIWGDPLDWVRIRLGHASLETTQNYLHTLRELEMETRLMLVPDLWEHPDRPYLDDMAKAVEAEECRTIEDAWDEDSFLAEEWV encoded by the coding sequence ATGGCCGCTTGGCTGGACAGCGAGGGGATCGGCGAGGGTACGCCCTTCCTGATCGCTCCTGATGGCTCCTACGACATCGAGCTGAATGGCTATTGGACGTCGACGCAGATGATCGGTGGATCTCGTCATACGAGGTCTGGCTCTGCGCGTGAGATGCGTACGTTCTGTGACTTCCTCTGGAATCACAGGCCGCCGGTGGCTGACGGGACTGAAGGGACCGAATCGGCGGCACCGGGCCGGGCTCGTGGGTGGCGGGACGCCACCGTCCGTGATCGTGAGGTCTACGAGTTCTGGCGGTGCGATGATCCGCAGGGGTCGAGGCTGATTGGGTCGTCCTGGAACCATGCGGTGTCGATGGCCTACGGGTTTTACAGATGGGCTGGCAAGCGCAAGTACACGGCCTCGAATCCGATCGATGAGCGAGCGTGCCGTCGCCGTGCTGGCGAGTCTCGCCGTCGGCCTCGACGGGGCGAAGAAGCGGGAAAGACTGCTGCGGAGAAGCGGCCGGATGCCCGCAGGAAGAAAGTCGTCTGGCTGACACCGGAGCAATACCGAAGCTGGAGGGATGTCGGGATTCGCGGCTATCTGCCGACCGGGCTGAAGGATCCGTCTTTCCGCGGGAAGCGGATCGCGAGGAACTCGGCCTACACCGACCTCATGGTTCGCACAGGGTTGAGGCTGGAGGAACAGTCAGCGCTGACCTTGTTCGAGCTCCCCGACCACGACGGCCTGAGCGCCTACTACCGGTTCTGGCTGCCGGAGGCGATCGCCAAGGGTGGGTCTTGCCGCGATGTCTACATTCCCGATGGAGGCCTGCGGGCCATCGTCGACTATGTCGAGATCGACCGGGCTGACGCCGTGGCCAGAGCTCAGGCTGCGGGCCGCTACGAGGCGGTCGAGGACAAGCTGGTGGTTGAGCCGGGGACGACGCGGGTTCGGATCGGGGACAAGTGGCACTTGGTGGAGGACCTGGACCCGGAGGAAAGACTGCGGCTGTTCACAACCACCGAACGAGGGCTCGAGCCGGCCGCACTCTGGCTGTCAGAAGACGGCACGCCGCTGACCTTGCACGCCTGGAAGTGGGTGTTCCGGGAGGCGAGCAAGCGCTGCCGCCTGCTCGGAGTGAAGATCCACGGGCATCCGCATGCCTTGCGGCACAGCTTCGCGGTCGTGACCTTGGAACAGCTTCAGCGGGCCCACCTTGAGTCCCTCAGTGCGATGGACATGGTTCAGCGCCGGCACTACCGGATGATCTGGGGCGACCCGCTGGACTGGGTCCGCATTCGACTTGGACACGCATCTCTTGAGACGACGCAGAACTACCTGCACACGTTGCGGGAGCTCGAGATGGAGACTCGCTTGATGCTGGTGCCCGACCTTTGGGAGCATCCCGACCGGCCCTACCTCGACGACATGGCCAAGGCCGTGGAGGCCGAGGAATGCCGCACGATCGAGGACGCCTGGGACGAGGACTCCTTCCTGGCGGAGGAGTGGGTATGA
- the lepB gene encoding signal peptidase I → MDTEAQPVERDRSSRPSASEEISDTAGPEERSRSAFADKIAAWLPGGRITLTVLICLGFLLLVSRFVMQPFEIPSGSMESGLRIGDRVLVNKLAYRFGSEPQRGDVVVFDGTGYFGNADYVKRVVGVGGDHVVCCDKEGRLEVNGRSVDESTFLYRGDSPSEVPFDIVVPERSLFLLGDHRSRSSDSRDHLGSPGGGMVPVGDVIGRADWIAWPAGHWTRLTRPAAYARVPAAGGARG, encoded by the coding sequence ATGGACACCGAAGCACAGCCCGTGGAGCGCGACCGCTCCTCCCGCCCTTCCGCTTCCGAGGAGATCTCGGACACAGCGGGGCCGGAGGAGCGGTCGCGTTCTGCGTTCGCCGACAAGATCGCCGCGTGGCTCCCCGGGGGCCGGATCACCCTGACCGTGCTGATCTGTCTGGGATTTCTGCTGCTGGTCAGCCGCTTCGTGATGCAGCCCTTCGAAATTCCCAGCGGCTCCATGGAGTCCGGATTGAGGATCGGGGACCGCGTTCTCGTAAACAAGTTGGCGTACCGTTTCGGTTCCGAGCCGCAGCGGGGCGATGTCGTCGTCTTCGACGGCACCGGTTATTTCGGGAACGCGGACTACGTCAAACGCGTCGTCGGAGTAGGGGGAGACCACGTGGTCTGCTGCGACAAGGAGGGGAGACTCGAAGTGAACGGCCGATCGGTCGACGAGTCGACATTTCTCTACCGGGGCGACAGCCCCTCCGAGGTGCCCTTCGACATCGTCGTGCCCGAGCGGTCCCTGTTCCTCCTGGGGGATCACCGCAGCCGCTCCAGCGACTCCCGTGACCATCTGGGCTCGCCCGGCGGCGGCATGGTCCCCGTCGGCGATGTCATCGGCAGGGCCGACTGGATCGCCTGGCCCGCGGGCCACTGGACCCGCCTGACGCGTCCCGCCGCCTACGCGCGCGTGCCGGCCGCCGGGGGTGCCCGTGGGTAA
- the rpsP gene encoding 30S ribosomal protein S16: MAVKIKLKRLGKIRSPHYRIVVADSRTRRDGRAIEEIGLYHPVQNPSRIEVDSDRAQYWLGVGAQPTEPVLAILKLTGDWQKFKGLPAPAPLLVAEPKAARPLFDALGGEDTGKGEAITQKKKAEKKDEAAAESESTEA, translated from the coding sequence GTGGCAGTCAAGATCAAGCTGAAGCGTCTGGGCAAGATCCGTTCGCCTCACTACCGCATCGTCGTCGCCGACTCCCGTACCCGCCGTGACGGCCGGGCCATCGAGGAGATCGGTCTGTACCACCCGGTGCAGAACCCTTCGCGCATCGAGGTCGACTCGGACCGTGCGCAGTACTGGCTGGGTGTCGGCGCGCAGCCGACCGAGCCCGTGCTCGCCATCCTGAAGCTGACCGGTGACTGGCAGAAGTTCAAGGGCCTGCCGGCCCCGGCTCCGCTGCTCGTCGCCGAGCCGAAGGCCGCGCGCCCGCTGTTCGACGCCCTCGGTGGCGAGGACACGGGCAAGGGTGAGGCCATCACCCAGAAGAAGAAGGCTGAGAAGAAGGACGAGGCTGCGGCCGAGTCCGAGTCGACCGAGGCCTGA
- the lepB gene encoding signal peptidase I produces MGGESATRTAPRSGGTGRAPVGSRTGQRLSGVAVALGLVLFLVGFAWAAVVYRPYTVPTSSMAPTIKIGDRVLAQRIDGTEVRRGDVVVFDDKTWVTGSSVVKRVVAVGGDTVSCCTGGKLTVNGKQIDESYLPEGSLAELTGFPTVKVPAGRLFLLGDERRGSLDSTAHLTDAARGTVARGAVRARVDAIAWPMNGMLARPDGFKTLGALSRPGPLPTMIAVVIAGAVLVLGGAAYGPVAKLAGRSRARKESAGAR; encoded by the coding sequence ATGGGTGGCGAGAGCGCAACACGTACGGCCCCGCGCAGCGGCGGCACGGGCAGGGCCCCGGTGGGGAGCAGGACCGGACAGCGGCTGTCAGGGGTCGCGGTCGCGCTGGGTCTGGTGCTGTTCCTGGTCGGTTTCGCCTGGGCGGCGGTCGTCTACCGGCCGTACACCGTCCCCACGAGTTCGATGGCGCCGACGATCAAGATCGGTGACCGGGTGCTGGCGCAGCGCATCGACGGCACCGAGGTACGCCGCGGTGACGTCGTCGTCTTCGACGACAAGACCTGGGTCACGGGCTCGTCCGTGGTCAAGCGTGTGGTCGCCGTCGGCGGCGACACCGTCTCCTGTTGCACCGGCGGCAAGCTGACCGTCAACGGCAAGCAGATCGACGAATCGTATCTGCCCGAGGGGAGCCTGGCCGAGCTCACGGGCTTCCCCACCGTGAAGGTCCCCGCGGGGCGGCTGTTCCTCCTGGGCGACGAGCGGCGGGGCTCCCTGGACTCCACCGCGCATCTGACGGACGCGGCCCGCGGCACCGTGGCGCGCGGCGCCGTGAGGGCCCGGGTCGACGCCATCGCGTGGCCGATGAACGGCATGCTCGCGCGTCCCGACGGCTTCAAGACGCTCGGCGCCCTGTCCCGGCCGGGACCGCTTCCCACGATGATCGCCGTGGTGATCGCCGGTGCGGTCCTCGTGCTGGGCGGAGCGGCGTACGGACCCGTCGCCAAGCTGGCCGGGCGCTCCCGCGCCCGCAAGGAGTCCGCCGGTGCCCGCTGA
- the rplS gene encoding 50S ribosomal protein L19, with protein MSHLLDTVDGASLRTDVPAFRPGDTVNVHVRVIEGNRSRVQQFKGVVIRRQGSGVRETFTVRKVSFSVGVERTFPVHTPIVEKIELVTRGDVRRAKLYYLRELRGKAAKIKEKRDN; from the coding sequence ATGTCTCACCTGCTCGACACCGTCGACGGCGCCTCGCTGCGCACCGACGTCCCGGCCTTCCGCCCGGGTGACACCGTCAACGTCCACGTCCGCGTCATCGAGGGCAACCGCTCCCGTGTGCAGCAGTTCAAGGGCGTCGTCATCCGCCGCCAGGGCTCCGGTGTCCGTGAGACCTTCACGGTCCGCAAGGTCTCGTTCTCCGTCGGCGTCGAGCGCACCTTCCCGGTGCACACCCCGATCGTCGAGAAGATCGAGCTCGTCACCCGCGGTGACGTCCGTCGCGCCAAGCTGTACTACCTCCGTGAGCTGCGCGGCAAGGCCGCGAAGATCAAGGAGAAGCGCGACAACTGA